TCAGGAGGCTATGCGAACTTAGTCGGACCTACAGGCGGTTATTTTGTGGGCTTTTTAGTTGCGGCTCCCTTAACAGCTTGGATATTTTCAAAATTTGAGCAAAAATCCTGGGGATCTATTCTTGCGAGTTGTGCGATGGGGCAAGCAATGATTTACGTTCTTGGTGTCACGTGGCTTGCAAAATTTGTAGGATTTGAATCAGCTTTGAAAACTGGAGTTCTTCCATTTATCTTGCCAGGTCTTGTTAAGACATTTATTTTGGCGAGCATTATTCGAGCGATAAGAGGCACTTTACAGAAATAGAAAAAATAGCGATATGCTAAATTTTCGTCCTCATCATTTCCTGTGTACGATAGGATTTGTGGGGGAAGGTTATTCGCCAAATTTCGTCAAGAACTATGCAAAGATCGTTAATAAGCTTGAGGAAGATGAAAACACTTCTATAAGAGTACATTTTGGAACAGATTCTATTTGTGCCGCTTGTCCTGGAAAATTGGCGCGCGACTTATGTATGAGTCAAAAAAAGATTGATCCCCTGGATGATGCGCACGCTAAGATTTTAGAGTTGAAGAATGGGGAAATTCTTACTTGGAAACAAGCCAAAGGGCGCCTTATAAAAAAAATGACCTTTAAAGCTTTTCATCAGGCCTGTAAGAGGTGCAATTGGAAAAAATTAGGGGTATGTGAAACTGCTTTAAGAAGTCTAAAATCTTTCTCTAAAACAGAAAAATATTTAAGGTAACACGATGGTAAACTTGCTGGGGGTAAATGGGAGATTAATTTCTTCTTCTTTCCTGCAAAAGCTCTTGACTTCTGCCCATAAGAATTATACTGAAGGGTATCGTAAGCCTGAATACAGGTTTAAAAATTAGTTTTTACTTAGTGCTTAAGTGTGTTAAAAAGCACAAGCTTATAAATTTAAATAGATGGATTGAACATGTTTGCAGTCATTAAGACAGGTGGAAAGCAGTATAAGGTCTCAAATGGAGACGTCGTTAAAGTTGAACGTTTGGAAGGGGAAGCAGGAGCAACTCTCCATCTAAGTGATATTTTGATGCTCGGTGAAGAGAGCAAGATGACTGTTGGTGCACCTGTTGTGCAAGATGCTGCAGTTCGTGCGACCATCTTAGAGCAAGCACGTGCCGACAAGATAATTGTTTTTAAAAAGCGTCGTCGCCAAGGGTATCGTCGTAAGGCGGGTCATCGCCAAGACCTAACTGTATTACGTATTGAAGAAGTGATTGCCTCTGGGGCGGGTTCACTCCCTAAATATACAGCTCCTAAAGGGAATGCTGTAAAATCACCATCTTCAGATGAAAAAGCACCAAAAGTTGATGCAGCACCAAAAGCAACGGCAAAAGCAAAACCAGCAGGTGAAGAAAAAGTTAAGAAAGCCTCTGTTAAAAAAGAGACAAAGAAGTAGTAGGAGATTTTAAATGGCACATAAAAAAGCTGGTGGTAGTTCTCGTAACGGACGCGACTCAGCAGGTCGTCGTTTGGGCGTCAAAAAATATGGTGGTGAATCTGTGATTTCAGGAAATATAATTGTTCGTCAAAGAGGAACAAAGTATCATCCTGGTAAAAATGTTGGAATTGGAACGGATCATACCCTTTTTGCGACAACTGAAGGTAAAGTGAAATTTTCTTCAGGGCTTAAAGGTCGTACTTACGTTTCAATTGTTACTCAATAATATATCTTCAAATAAAGATAATAAGGAGAGCTCAAATCCTGAGTTCTCCTTTATTTTTGGTTAAATTTTATGAAATTCCTTGATGAAGCAAAAATCTTTCTAAAGAGCGGTGATGGTGGCCCTGGATGCGTTAGTTTTCGCCGTGAAAAATTTATTGAATATGGAGGGCCTAACGGTGGTGATGGGGGACGTGGCGGCGATGTCATTATAGAAGCCATTGAAAATTTAAATACTCTAATCGATTATCGTTATCAGCAGCATTTTAAAGCAGGCCGCGGACACCATGGAATGGGAACTAATCGAACTGGTGCAAATGGGCATGAGGTCATTTTAAAAGTTCCTGTTGGGACCCAAATTTACTATGATGATAAACAAACCTTATTAGCTGATTTTGATAAGCCAGGAAAACGTCTTGTTTTATTGAAAGGTGGTATTGGTGGCCGTGGCAATACACACTTTAAATCTTCTGTTAATCAAGCCCCGCGCCGTGCTGATACGGGAATGCCTGGAGAAGAATTATGGGTTTGGTTGCGACTTAAGCTTATTGCTGATGTTGGTTTAGTTGGGCTGCCGAACGCTGGGAAATCAACTTTTCTTTCCGTCACTTCTCGAGCCAGACCTAAGATCGCAGATTATCCTTTTACGACACTCCATCCACAATTAGGTGTAGTGCATGTTGATAATCATGAATTTGTACTCGCAGATCTGCCAGGTCTTATTGAAGGAGCTCATGAAGGTGTTGGTCTCGGGACACGCTTTTTAGGGCATGTTGAACGGTGTAAAGTTATTCTACATCTCGTCGATAGTACATTAGAAGATCCTATTCAGGCTTACAAAACTATTCGGGCTGAGCTTGAAAGCTATGGTCATGGTCTTGCTGATAAAAAAGAAATCATTGCTTTTAATAAGATAGACGCTTTAACCGAAGAAGAAATACAAATCAAAAAAAGAGTTTTAGAAGAGACTTTAGAAAAACCTGTCTACTTTTTATCTGCGGTAAGCGGCACAGGAGTGCAGCCAATCTTACGTCTTCTTTATGAAAATATTCAAGAATTTAAGTCAGTAGACGAGCAAGATTCGTCTCTATAAATTCATTTTATTTAAGTAAATATTAGAGTATAATAAAAATATAGGGTGAGAAAATAGAAGATGATGAAAATAAATTCAAAAATAACTACCCGTTCTCAAGTTTTTGATGCAGGTCTTATTTCTTTTATTAAGAATTTCTTAGAAGATCATAAAGTTGAAGATATTTCTATAATTGATCTTTTCAATAAATCTGTGATGTCTGATTATTTAATTATTGGAACAGGACGTTCTCAAAAACATGCAAGAATGAGCATTGAAATTTTGCACTTAGAACTTGCAAAACAAGGATATAAACAAATTGTTGTTGAAGGGTTGCCTAATAGTGAATGGGTACTTTTAGATGCAGGATCAGCCATAGTCCATCTTTTTACATCTGAAATGCGAGATTCTTATAATCTCGAGAAAATGTGGTCTAGCGATTTTAGGTCATCTCATCATCTAGAAGAAAAGGTGGGGGCTTAATTATAATGAATGATTATGAGAACAATCTTAACCCTGAAGAGGCAAACTCTTCTGAAGAAAAAGGATATGTTGATACTGAAGGCAATGAAAAGTGCCAAAAAGAAAAACAATCACAAATAGCTTTTTTAAAAGAACGAGATGAAAAAAAAGAGTGTGCGAGATCTGCTTATCAAGCTTATATAAATAAAGTCACAGGATATATTACGGATCATGAAGCTGATTGTACAAGTGGGACAGCAACTTCTGCTTCTCAATGGGGAACGTGTTCAAATACACGCCTTGAAGTAACGGAAGAAGATGGCTGATGAAGATTCACCCGGAGAAGCTGGAGCTGCAATTCCAGAAGAAGAAGTGGTGAAATTAATAAGGAGTCAAGAAAAGTGAACAAATCTTTTGAAATTGATGAGCTCAGAAAAACTCCAGAAGTAAGATATATGTATGCAGGATTTTGGATTCGTGCAACAGGATGGGCTTTAGATACATTAATTTTAACTCTTGTTTTAACCCCTATTTTTATAAGTTTAATGGCTTTAACAAGCTATAATAATGAGATTTCAAGCCAAGCAAAGCAGGTTTCCGCATCTTTGCAAGCAGTCGCAAATTTTTCATTTATTTTTGTAGCTTATATTCTTCCTTTATTGCTTCAATGGTTATACTTTTCGCTGCAATATTCTTCAAAATATCAAGCAACTCTTGGCATGAGGGTATTTGGTCTTAGGATAATTTCAGAAACAGGAGGGGCTGTTAGCTTTAGTCGTGCGACAGGTCGATACTTTGCTTCCTTCTTATCTGGCGTAATTTTTTTCATTGGGCGACTTATTATGCCTTTCATGTCACGTAAACAAACCTTACATGACATTATGGCGGGCACTTACATTATTCGCAAAATAGAAATCGAAAAGAAATAATCTGTTAGAGTTGAGAAATAAGAAGAAATTTGATAGAAATAAAATCAAACTCGAAGGTCGGATGATCGCTTCTAATAATTTTAGAGGAGGAAAGTCCGGGCTCCACGGAAAGAGGATGCTGGATAACGTCCAGCGAGGGTAACCTTAGGGAAAGTGCCACAGAAAATATACCGCTAGCCTTGGCTAGTAAGGGTGAAATGGTGCGGTAAGAGCGCACCGCGCCTCTGGTGACAGAGGTGGCAGGGTAAACCCCATCCGGAGCAAGACCAAATAGGGATGATAGTTAGGGAAACCTAAAGGCGCCTTTCCGCGTTATCATCCGGGTAGGTCGCGTGAAGCTTTTGGTAACAAAAGTTCCAGATGAATGATCATCCCTGGGAATCCCAGGACAGAACCCGGCTTATAGACCTTCGAGTTTGCATTTTTTTTATTTAGAACCATGACACAAGAAGGCATAGCCTATAATTTGGATGAGAACGATGAATCAATCTTCTGTCTTCAAACCAACTTTTTCACCTCTTCGTATTGCGGATACTGTGGCGGTTGTTGCGCCTTCTTTTGGAGCCATTGAGGGCCTTCTTGAGAAAGCACGTTCTTTTTTATCTCAGTGGGGGTTGCGTATAAAAGTTCATTCTGATCTCTACGGGGATGATCTTCTTTATGCCAATACCGATGATAAACGGCTTCAATGCTTAATAGATGCGTTTTATGATGAAGAAGTTAAGGCTATTTGGTGTCTGCGTGGTGGGGCAGGCGCTAAACGTTTAATCCCTTTCCTTGAAAAATTGGAACGACCGCGTCATGAGAAATTATTTATTGGGTTAAGTGATATCACGGCTCTTCATCATTTTTTTCATCAAGCATGGGGATGGACCCCCATTCATGGATGTACCTTAACTCAACTCGTCAAAGAAAACGCAAATCCTGCAATAATAAAAGAAATGCAGGATGTTCTTTTTGGGACACAATCAGAAGTCACTTTTAGGGATTTAATACCTTTAAATCTTCAAGCTCAAGAACTCGAAAGCGTAACGGCTTCTCTAGTGGGAGGAAATTTAGCCGTTTTGCAATATAGCCTTGGAACAGATTGGCAGCTTCAAACTAGTAATAAATTCTTATTATTAGAAGATGTAAATGAAAAACCTTATCGCATTGCTGAATATTTAGAGCATTTTAAACAAGCCAGAATTTTAAAAGATCTTAAAGCTTTGCTTTTGGCAGATTTTACTTATGATCATCCTGAGCAAGATCAAAGTGCTCTCTTACAAGAAGTTTTCAAAAAATTTGCGACAGAAGTCCAATTCCCTATTTTCCGAATGACAGGTGTTGGCCATGGAAGCATCAGTCGACCTTTTAAAATTGGAGGAACAGCTATATTGAATGGGCAAGAACAAAAACTTACTTGTTCTTTTAGCTAAATAAATTTTTTACAGAAGCTGCTATTCATATAGAATTTTAAGCATCAAATCTCTTATCGGGATTTTCAAGTTTTAAGAGGAAGGCTTTGGTCTCAAGACCACCTGCAAATCCTGTTAATTTTCCATTTGTGCCGATCACCCTGTGGCAAGGAGCAATAATTGAAAGGGGATTTTTTCCATTTGCAGCGCCCACGGCTCTTACAGCCTTAGGATTGCCAATTTGTTGGGCAATTTGTGCATAGCTACGTGTCTCACCAAAAGGGATTGTTAATAAAGCTTGCCAAACTTTCTTTTGAAATTCAGTGCCCACAAAATTAAGCTTTAGAGAAAATTTTTTTAATTTTCCTGTGAAATAGTCTTTTAATTGCTTTTCAGCATCAAGAAGGAAAGGATTATCTTTTTCTTCTATCTCTGACCTAAAAGAAACGCGACCAAGTGTATCATTTTCCCATAAAATTCCAGTAAGACCTTTATCACTTGAAATTAATTTTAATATACCAACTGGTGAGGGCATAGTTTTATAAACATAGGTCATGATGAAACTCCTTGTTAGAAGAGGAAATCCAGGGAAAATGAGGTAAATCTATACATCTATAATTATTATAACTAAGAATTTAAATTTTTCAATTTTGTATTTTTAAGAATTTTTTCTAAAGAATAGACTATTGGGAGTTAAATAAGAATTATTATTCATCTTTAGCTGAAACAGCTAGCAGACGAAATTCGTCTATTAATGCCTGATATGTTTTTCGTTTAAATGAGATTGCAAGAGCAGGTAATTCTTTAATACTAATCCACTTCCAGTCACAAAATTCTGGGTGCTCAGTTGCTACATTAATTTCAGTATCTTTCCCGAGGAAACGCATCAAGAACCATTTTTGGCGTTGACCGCGATAATTTCCATTCCATAATTTTCCCATGAGATACGGAGGGAAGTCATAGCTATGCCAAACCTCAGATTCTGCTAAAACTTGAGCATTATTTGTTCCTATTTCTTCTTTTAATTCACGAAAAGCTGCAATTTCAGGTGTCTCTCCGTCATCAATGCCTCCTTGAGGCATTTGCCAAGATTTTTTTGCGGGGAGAATACGCCTTGCGATAAAAACTTGATTTTCTTTATTTAAAAGTATAACTCCAACCCCATTACGATAGGGTGGAAGCACCTTTTTAGA
This DNA window, taken from Candidatus Paracaedimonas acanthamoebae, encodes the following:
- a CDS encoding methylated-DNA--[protein]-cysteine S-methyltransferase, yielding MTYVYKTMPSPVGILKLISSDKGLTGILWENDTLGRVSFRSEIEEKDNPFLLDAEKQLKDYFTGKLKKFSLKLNFVGTEFQKKVWQALLTIPFGETRSYAQIAQQIGNPKAVRAVGAANGKNPLSIIAPCHRVIGTNGKLTGFAGGLETKAFLLKLENPDKRFDA
- the obgE gene encoding GTPase ObgE, which translates into the protein MKFLDEAKIFLKSGDGGPGCVSFRREKFIEYGGPNGGDGGRGGDVIIEAIENLNTLIDYRYQQHFKAGRGHHGMGTNRTGANGHEVILKVPVGTQIYYDDKQTLLADFDKPGKRLVLLKGGIGGRGNTHFKSSVNQAPRRADTGMPGEELWVWLRLKLIADVGLVGLPNAGKSTFLSVTSRARPKIADYPFTTLHPQLGVVHVDNHEFVLADLPGLIEGAHEGVGLGTRFLGHVERCKVILHLVDSTLEDPIQAYKTIRAELESYGHGLADKKEIIAFNKIDALTEEEIQIKKRVLEETLEKPVYFLSAVSGTGVQPILRLLYENIQEFKSVDEQDSSL
- a CDS encoding RDD family protein, whose product is MNKSFEIDELRKTPEVRYMYAGFWIRATGWALDTLILTLVLTPIFISLMALTSYNNEISSQAKQVSASLQAVANFSFIFVAYILPLLLQWLYFSLQYSSKYQATLGMRVFGLRIISETGGAVSFSRATGRYFASFLSGVIFFIGRLIMPFMSRKQTLHDIMAGTYIIRKIEIEKK
- a CDS encoding biotin transporter BioY is translated as MQRTQKIDLLKAGMQSNTVQVALGVMLLFACSQIQIPLKPVPITLQTLAVMLIGLTYRPRQAFEAVFVYLLLGAIGTPVFSNFSGGYANLVGPTGGYFVGFLVAAPLTAWIFSKFEQKSWGSILASCAMGQAMIYVLGVTWLAKFVGFESALKTGVLPFILPGLVKTFILASIIRAIRGTLQK
- a CDS encoding DUF1284 domain-containing protein encodes the protein MLNFRPHHFLCTIGFVGEGYSPNFVKNYAKIVNKLEEDENTSIRVHFGTDSICAACPGKLARDLCMSQKKIDPLDDAHAKILELKNGEILTWKQAKGRLIKKMTFKAFHQACKRCNWKKLGVCETALRSLKSFSKTEKYLR
- the rplU gene encoding 50S ribosomal protein L21, with translation MFAVIKTGGKQYKVSNGDVVKVERLEGEAGATLHLSDILMLGEESKMTVGAPVVQDAAVRATILEQARADKIIVFKKRRRQGYRRKAGHRQDLTVLRIEEVIASGAGSLPKYTAPKGNAVKSPSSDEKAPKVDAAPKATAKAKPAGEEKVKKASVKKETKK
- a CDS encoding RNA pyrophosphohydrolase; translated protein: MKHSKKVLPPYRNGVGVILLNKENQVFIARRILPAKKSWQMPQGGIDDGETPEIAAFRELKEEIGTNNAQVLAESEVWHSYDFPPYLMGKLWNGNYRGQRQKWFLMRFLGKDTEINVATEHPEFCDWKWISIKELPALAISFKRKTYQALIDEFRLLAVSAKDE
- the rsfS gene encoding ribosome silencing factor gives rise to the protein MMKINSKITTRSQVFDAGLISFIKNFLEDHKVEDISIIDLFNKSVMSDYLIIGTGRSQKHARMSIEILHLELAKQGYKQIVVEGLPNSEWVLLDAGSAIVHLFTSEMRDSYNLEKMWSSDFRSSHHLEEKVGA
- a CDS encoding LD-carboxypeptidase, which encodes MNQSSVFKPTFSPLRIADTVAVVAPSFGAIEGLLEKARSFLSQWGLRIKVHSDLYGDDLLYANTDDKRLQCLIDAFYDEEVKAIWCLRGGAGAKRLIPFLEKLERPRHEKLFIGLSDITALHHFFHQAWGWTPIHGCTLTQLVKENANPAIIKEMQDVLFGTQSEVTFRDLIPLNLQAQELESVTASLVGGNLAVLQYSLGTDWQLQTSNKFLLLEDVNEKPYRIAEYLEHFKQARILKDLKALLLADFTYDHPEQDQSALLQEVFKKFATEVQFPIFRMTGVGHGSISRPFKIGGTAILNGQEQKLTCSFS
- the rpmA gene encoding 50S ribosomal protein L27, which gives rise to MAHKKAGGSSRNGRDSAGRRLGVKKYGGESVISGNIIVRQRGTKYHPGKNVGIGTDHTLFATTEGKVKFSSGLKGRTYVSIVTQ